One window of Chitinivorax sp. PXF-14 genomic DNA carries:
- a CDS encoding TetR/AcrR family transcriptional regulator produces the protein MSQPDNNKDTATRILDAAEVLFVEHGFEATSLRMITQRAEVNLAAVNYHFGSKEVLFQGVVSRRLTPYNRECVDELQTAQAVSGDNGLDVRQIVEAFLRPALRMAKDPARGGLMFIRLMSRVFSEPHQSLREMLPTLYNDVLDYYSAALKRALPHLSMEEVLWRLHFALGTVFFAFAGNDVVKLFMKSHMSGARDPQQVVKQLIPYVVAGLTAPTFKEEAEKA, from the coding sequence ATGTCGCAACCCGATAACAATAAAGACACCGCAACGCGCATTCTCGATGCAGCCGAAGTGCTGTTCGTCGAGCATGGCTTCGAGGCAACCTCGCTCCGCATGATCACGCAGCGAGCCGAGGTCAACCTGGCGGCCGTCAATTATCACTTCGGCTCGAAGGAAGTGCTGTTCCAGGGCGTCGTGTCGCGTCGCCTGACACCTTATAACCGCGAATGCGTGGATGAGCTGCAGACGGCCCAGGCCGTCAGTGGCGACAACGGGCTGGATGTCCGCCAGATTGTCGAAGCCTTCCTGCGTCCGGCGCTGCGCATGGCAAAAGACCCCGCGCGTGGCGGCCTGATGTTCATCCGCCTGATGTCGCGCGTGTTCTCCGAGCCGCACCAATCGCTGCGCGAGATGCTGCCGACGCTCTACAACGATGTTCTCGATTACTACAGCGCCGCACTGAAGCGTGCGTTGCCTCACCTGTCGATGGAAGAAGTGCTGTGGCGCCTGCACTTCGCGCTCGGCACGGTGTTCTTCGCTTTTGCCGGCAACGATGTGGTCAAGCTGTTCATGAAGAGCCATATGTCCGGCGCGCGTGATCCGCAGCAGGTGGTCAAGCAGCTGATTCCTTATGTCGTCGCCGGCCTGACCGCACCCACATTTAAAGAAGAGGCCGAAAAGGCCTGA
- a CDS encoding MerR family transcriptional regulator yields the protein MKIGELAKRTGMAASAIRFYESKGLLKVASRQANGYRDYPPDAVAVLTIIGDAQQAGFSLDEIKQLLPADISSWRHDELITALLRKVADIEALEARLARSKAHIQSLIQLINSKPEDMDCKVNAARVMAGMGITNDK from the coding sequence ATGAAAATCGGAGAACTCGCCAAACGTACCGGCATGGCGGCCTCAGCCATCCGCTTCTATGAATCCAAGGGCTTGCTGAAGGTGGCAAGCCGGCAGGCAAATGGCTACCGCGACTACCCACCGGACGCCGTGGCGGTGCTGACCATCATCGGCGACGCACAGCAGGCCGGCTTCTCCCTCGATGAAATCAAGCAGCTCCTGCCGGCGGACATCTCGTCCTGGCGGCACGACGAGCTGATCACGGCGCTCCTGCGCAAGGTCGCGGATATCGAGGCACTGGAAGCGCGCCTGGCGCGGAGCAAGGCGCATATCCAGTCGCTGATCCAGTTGATCAATTCCAAGCCGGAAGACATGGACTGCAAGGTCAACGCCGCCAGGGTGATGGCTGGCATGGGCATCACGAACGACAAGTAG
- a CDS encoding fatty acid desaturase, giving the protein MHGMTDKQKTARIQAVIRQAGDELRHQYPLLARQNLIGSVVMTGALAGMASMAVLYAKGLLAWWMVIPMVALFQSLIHELEHDLIHLMYFKDRPWAYHLMLLLCWLARPSTISPWVRRNLHLHHHKHSGTETDLEERGITNGESWGLKRLLMTGDNMLAVFLRPVSTYRMVRAYAKAQKPASRREELLLNLRQWMGYSPIGLMHYVAWHGFLAYHATAYVAAHLGVPLTLSPMAQQLVHTLDFVAVAWLLPSHLRTFCLHFVSSNIHYYGDVEDRNVMQQCQVVTAWWITPFQLFCFNFGATHAIHHFMVRDPFYIRQLTATKAHQVMREMGVRFNDFGTFLRANRFQRADEPVAAAALKRQPI; this is encoded by the coding sequence ATGCACGGCATGACAGACAAACAGAAGACGGCACGGATACAGGCCGTGATCCGCCAGGCCGGCGACGAGCTGCGCCACCAGTACCCGCTACTCGCCCGCCAGAACCTGATCGGCAGCGTGGTCATGACCGGCGCGCTGGCAGGCATGGCAAGCATGGCGGTGCTGTACGCCAAGGGGCTGCTTGCCTGGTGGATGGTCATCCCCATGGTGGCGCTGTTCCAGTCGTTGATTCACGAGCTCGAGCATGACCTGATCCACCTGATGTACTTCAAGGATCGCCCCTGGGCCTATCATCTGATGCTGCTGCTGTGCTGGCTGGCTCGCCCCAGCACGATCAGCCCGTGGGTACGCCGCAACCTTCATCTGCACCACCACAAGCATTCCGGCACCGAAACCGATCTCGAGGAGCGCGGCATCACCAACGGCGAAAGCTGGGGGCTCAAGCGCCTGCTGATGACCGGCGACAACATGCTCGCCGTGTTCCTGCGGCCCGTATCGACCTACCGCATGGTGCGCGCCTATGCCAAGGCGCAGAAGCCCGCCAGCCGCCGCGAGGAGCTGCTACTCAACCTGCGCCAGTGGATGGGTTACTCGCCGATCGGCCTGATGCACTATGTCGCCTGGCACGGCTTTCTGGCCTACCATGCCACGGCCTATGTCGCAGCCCACCTGGGCGTCCCGCTCACGCTCAGCCCCATGGCTCAGCAGCTCGTCCACACGCTCGACTTCGTGGCCGTGGCCTGGTTGCTGCCCAGCCACCTGCGCACCTTCTGTCTGCATTTTGTCAGCTCCAACATCCACTACTATGGCGATGTCGAAGACCGCAACGTCATGCAGCAATGCCAGGTCGTCACCGCATGGTGGATAACGCCGTTCCAGCTGTTCTGTTTCAATTTTGGCGCCACTCATGCCATCCATCACTTCATGGTGCGCGACCCGTTCTACATCCGCCAGCTGACCGCCACCAAGGCTCATCAGGTAATGCGCGAGATGGGCGTCCGCTTCAACGACTTCGGTACCTTCCTGCGCGCCAATCGCTTCCAGCGCGCGGATGAGCCCGTAGCCGCCGCCGCACTCAAGCGTCAGCCGATCTGA
- a CDS encoding TMEM175 family protein yields MGKNRLEAFSDGVLAIIITIMVLELKVPHGEHSEDLMPLVPTFLSYVLSFIYVGIYWNNHHNLLHATHRVSGGILWANLHLLFWLSLFPFATGWMGENHFAPLPTAVYGGVLLMAAIAYWMLQQLIVATEGEQSALRHALGADWKGKVSPLLYGLSIIASFWSHWMAQGIYVLVALLWLVPDRRLERAVRQEGV; encoded by the coding sequence ATGGGTAAGAACAGGCTTGAGGCCTTCAGCGATGGCGTGCTCGCCATCATCATCACCATCATGGTGCTGGAGTTGAAGGTGCCGCATGGCGAGCACTCGGAAGATCTGATGCCCTTGGTTCCGACCTTTCTGAGCTATGTGCTGAGCTTCATCTATGTAGGGATCTACTGGAACAACCACCATAACCTGCTGCACGCAACGCACCGTGTTTCGGGTGGCATCCTGTGGGCGAACCTGCATCTGTTGTTCTGGCTCTCGCTGTTTCCGTTCGCCACGGGCTGGATGGGGGAGAACCATTTCGCGCCGCTGCCGACGGCCGTTTACGGCGGCGTCCTGCTGATGGCGGCGATTGCATACTGGATGCTGCAGCAGCTGATTGTCGCCACCGAGGGCGAGCAGTCTGCGTTGAGGCACGCGCTGGGGGCGGATTGGAAGGGGAAGGTGTCGCCGCTGTTGTACGGCTTGTCGATCATCGCCTCGTTCTGGTCGCACTGGATGGCGCAGGGCATTTATGTGCTGGTGGCGTTGCTCTGGCTGGTGCCGGATCGCCGCCTCGAACGCGCGGTGCGGCAAGAGGGCGTGTAA